The DNA sequence CGGTGGCCGCGCTGCTCGCGGTGGCCGTCGCCGTCCATGTGGCGGTCGGCCGCACCGGGCGGGGCGACGACAGCACCCGTGCCGGGGCGAGGCTGCGTGAGCGGGCCCGCCGTCGCATCCTGCCCCGCCTGCTCGATCCCGACGCCGCCGGCCGGCCGCGTCCGAGAGCACCCTCAGCGGCCCGGGTCCGTCCCGCCCCGGCCGCGTAGCACCGCCTTTCTCCGCCGCTCCGCGGTCGATTCCACGTCCCGCAGCTAACCGTCCGAATCGGACTGTCAGTCCGGGCCGCCGCATGCCGCCCGGACACCGGAATCGCACCCAGAGGGATCATCCATGCTCGCCTTCGCGCCACTCGACGGCGCGGTCTCCGCCGCGTCGACCGCCGTATCCGCCCTGGCCCAACTCGTCGCACCGCTCGCCGGCGACGCCTCGACCGCCGCCGCCATCGTCCTGTTCACCATCGTCGTACGCCTGCTGATCTCACCGCTGAGCTGGGCGCAGGTACGCGGCGAGCGGCGCCGGACCGCGCTCGCCCCGCAGGTGCGCGAACTCCAGCGCAAGCACGCCGGCGACCCGGCCAGGATGCAGGCCGAACTCGTCGACCTCTACCGAACGGCGGGCGCATCGCCGCTGGCCGGCTGC is a window from the Polymorphospora rubra genome containing:
- a CDS encoding DUF6412 domain-containing protein; the protein is MLMSLMGLWAFALAHFAVLSTHPAELLAGAAVAVAALLAVAVAVHVAVGRTGRGDDSTRAGARLRERARRRILPRLLDPDAAGRPRPRAPSAARVRPAPAA